The following proteins come from a genomic window of bacterium:
- a CDS encoding GntR family transcriptional regulator produces the protein MAKKTKSSKPIYQQIEDELAHKIKSGVFRVGEYLSPERTLSSEFKVNRITVRKAIKNLITRNLVVSIPGSGNKIISSAEKEKEHAKTIACVFFRNVFQDSGNPYYSRILGGIESEAGKKGYGVLLTSLGEEYFFGDNKIHDLLDSRKIDGIIFAGEVSNDFIISQFEKGIPCVVIDRDIKGKNITSVRPDNPGGSYNAIKYLIEMGHKRIGFIRGSLNDKTVQERYEGYVNALKEAGIPMDERYVVEGHFTVEQGYTCAGILLDVKPMPTAIFAINDRAAVGAIKAVSEKGLKVGKDISIIGFDDIDIAAHTNPPLTTIRIFKEEMGITAVSLLINQIENPSFTPLKSVIPTELVIRDSVGKFLLKKNK, from the coding sequence ATGGCAAAAAAGACAAAAAGCTCCAAACCGATTTATCAGCAGATAGAAGATGAGCTCGCCCATAAAATAAAATCAGGCGTGTTCAGGGTGGGGGAGTATCTCTCTCCCGAGAGAACTCTCAGCTCGGAATTTAAAGTAAACAGGATTACCGTCAGAAAAGCCATCAAGAATTTAATTACCAGAAATCTGGTTGTTTCCATACCGGGTTCGGGAAATAAAATAATCAGTTCCGCCGAAAAAGAAAAAGAGCACGCAAAAACCATAGCCTGTGTTTTCTTCAGAAATGTTTTTCAGGATTCGGGCAATCCTTATTATTCCAGGATACTGGGAGGCATTGAGAGCGAGGCGGGCAAGAAAGGGTATGGCGTGCTGCTCACATCCCTGGGGGAAGAATATTTCTTCGGAGACAATAAAATCCATGATCTGCTTGATTCGAGAAAGATTGACGGAATTATATTTGCCGGCGAAGTATCCAATGATTTTATTATAAGCCAGTTTGAGAAGGGCATTCCCTGTGTTGTTATAGACAGGGATATTAAAGGGAAGAATATAACATCTGTCCGCCCCGATAATCCGGGCGGTTCTTACAATGCCATAAAGTATCTGATTGAGATGGGACATAAAAGAATAGGGTTTATCAGGGGTTCTTTAAACGATAAAACTGTCCAGGAAAGATATGAAGGGTATGTGAACGCTTTAAAAGAAGCGGGGATCCCCATGGACGAAAGGTATGTTGTTGAAGGCCATTTTACCGTGGAACAGGGATATACCTGCGCGGGGATATTGCTGGATGTAAAACCGATGCCGACCGCTATATTTGCCATAAATGACAGAGCCGCTGTGGGCGCGATTAAGGCCGTCTCCGAAAAAGGATTAAAGGTGGGAAAAGATATTTCCATAATAGGTTTTGATGATATTGATATAGCCGCGCATACGAACCCTCCTTTGACTACAATAAGAATCTTTAAGGAAGAAATGGGCATAACCGCAGTCAGCCTGCTGATTAACCAGATAGAGAATCCTTCGTTTACCCCTCTCAAATCTGTTATTCCTACGGAGCTTGTAATCCGGGATTCCGTGGGTAAGTTTTTATTGAAAAAAAACAAATAG
- a CDS encoding nucleotide exchange factor GrpE — protein MNQEGKSKDSAGHAEGKHPAGQQVKDEALKLQKQVDELAEKLKACEKFEEMYFKKAAEFDNFRKRNDRHKDQIIKLANEDLLLEILPVVDNFERALAAPADDLNSLHNGIELILKQLENILENAGLKRIRSVGEKFDPHYHHAIGVIENQDTEEDMVMEENLPGYILFDKVARPAMVKVSKKTHSPEPAADGDKKNKPEQKKQ, from the coding sequence ATGAACCAAGAGGGCAAAAGCAAAGACAGCGCAGGACATGCCGAAGGGAAACATCCGGCAGGACAACAGGTTAAAGATGAAGCGCTGAAATTACAGAAACAGGTCGACGAACTGGCGGAAAAGCTGAAAGCCTGTGAAAAATTTGAAGAAATGTATTTTAAAAAAGCGGCAGAGTTTGATAATTTCAGAAAGAGAAACGATAGGCACAAAGATCAGATAATAAAACTTGCCAACGAAGACCTTCTGCTTGAGATCCTGCCTGTTGTCGATAATTTTGAACGCGCGCTTGCGGCGCCCGCTGATGACTTAAACTCTTTGCATAACGGAATTGAACTTATATTGAAGCAACTGGAAAACATACTGGAGAATGCCGGTTTAAAGAGAATAAGGTCCGTCGGGGAAAAATTCGATCCCCATTATCATCATGCGATAGGCGTGATAGAAAACCAGGATACAGAAGAAGATATGGTAATGGAAGAGAATTTGCCGGGGTACATTTTGTTTGATAAGGTTGCCCGTCCCGCAATGGTAAAAGTATCAAAGAAAACACATAGTCCGGAACCGGCGGCGGACGGCGATAAAAAAAATAAACCTGAACAGAAAAAGCAATAG
- a CDS encoding SpoIIE family protein phosphatase, whose product MNISQLFWILAALILLFIYIRLKRKHFLLEKEKNALIQEKEVVVCFLQDIGEAFTEAMELDDLLKKIINCSINLVGASAGAIFLSDPQRKYLVAKIVEGIFPPMTNNIGLVADKVSTKTKYLEDILKKEKIEYGHSVIGEAAKKEVPILVEDGDKDDRVPKLKSDILRIRTMMAVPLKIKNEVIGVMAIVNKWSGRFTSTDLSLFSALADQASVSINNARFYHSLAEKNRIDRDLEIAKDIQQLLIPERCPDISGYQIASYSKAALELGGDYYDFINVDEDHLGIVIADVSGKGISAAIVMATFRGMLNIIARGDKSPKSVLSEINRIMYSDMKKDMFISVLYLILNTKDHSIVASRAGHEPILLIHDQGRKHKLIKGNGIVIGIDEGDIFDKNLEETSINLLKDDIIVLYTDGITEAMDMQRREFGRENLIDSVMVSSAENAENIAKNIEDRIARFTGGVEQHDDITLLVLKKV is encoded by the coding sequence TTGAATATCTCTCAATTATTCTGGATACTGGCGGCTTTAATTTTACTTTTCATTTATATCAGGCTGAAGAGAAAGCATTTTTTGCTTGAAAAAGAGAAAAACGCGCTGATCCAGGAAAAAGAAGTTGTGGTCTGCTTCCTTCAGGATATAGGGGAAGCTTTTACCGAAGCCATGGAACTGGATGACCTCCTGAAGAAGATAATAAATTGTTCAATCAATCTTGTAGGCGCCAGCGCAGGCGCTATTTTCCTTTCCGACCCCCAGAGAAAATACCTGGTCGCTAAAATTGTGGAAGGGATTTTCCCTCCCATGACTAATAATATAGGTCTTGTGGCTGATAAGGTGTCTACCAAAACCAAATACCTTGAAGATATCCTGAAGAAAGAAAAAATAGAATACGGACACAGTGTTATCGGAGAAGCCGCAAAAAAAGAAGTGCCTATACTTGTGGAAGACGGGGACAAAGATGACAGGGTGCCTAAGCTTAAATCGGATATCCTGAGAATAAGAACCATGATGGCTGTTCCCCTTAAGATTAAAAATGAAGTTATAGGTGTTATGGCCATAGTCAACAAATGGTCCGGAAGGTTTACATCTACCGACCTATCGCTTTTCAGCGCTCTTGCCGACCAGGCTTCGGTTTCGATAAACAATGCCCGGTTCTACCATTCGCTGGCCGAGAAAAACAGGATAGACAGGGATCTTGAAATCGCAAAAGATATCCAGCAGCTTTTAATACCCGAAAGATGCCCGGATATTTCCGGTTATCAGATAGCCTCTTACAGTAAGGCGGCGCTGGAGCTGGGAGGAGACTATTATGATTTTATAAATGTGGATGAGGACCATCTCGGCATAGTTATTGCCGATGTTTCCGGGAAAGGTATTTCGGCGGCCATTGTCATGGCAACTTTCAGGGGTATGCTGAATATTATCGCCCGGGGCGATAAGTCCCCGAAGTCGGTGCTGTCCGAGATTAACAGGATTATGTACAGCGACATGAAAAAAGATATGTTTATCTCTGTGTTATACCTGATATTAAACACCAAGGATCATAGCATTGTGGCTTCGAGGGCCGGGCATGAGCCGATATTGCTCATTCATGACCAAGGCAGAAAGCATAAGCTGATTAAAGGAAACGGCATAGTTATCGGAATAGATGAGGGTGATATATTTGATAAAAATCTCGAAGAAACATCGATTAATCTCCTGAAAGATGATATAATCGTTTTATATACGGATGGGATTACAGAGGCGATGGATATGCAGAGGCGGGAGTTCGGCAGGGAAAACCTTATAGATTCTGTTATGGTGTCTTCTGCCGAAAATGCGGAAAATATCGCTAAAAACATAGAAGACAGAATTGCGCGCTTTACAGGTGGAGTGGAACAGCACGATGATATTACACTCCTGGTCTTGAAAAAGGTATAG
- a CDS encoding STAS domain-containing protein, with protein MDKFKTAIIGKQLIVKILGRGSFKNSKDLRDYVLEKLEKDADECFVDLKECISMDSTFMGMLAGLNFALKNRKDKNIYFSNITNPTRELLSTLGLLELISQKMPDKAAEQADFKEILLAQGRTPGMAKHMLESHEMLSSLDKKNKEKFKKVVDSLKESVNKDKEKD; from the coding sequence TTGGATAAATTTAAGACAGCTATTATCGGAAAGCAGCTGATAGTAAAGATTTTAGGCAGGGGTTCTTTTAAGAATAGCAAAGATCTCAGGGATTACGTTCTTGAAAAACTTGAAAAAGACGCTGATGAGTGCTTTGTGGATTTAAAAGAATGCATTAGCATGGACAGCACTTTTATGGGAATGCTCGCCGGTTTGAATTTTGCGCTTAAAAACAGAAAAGACAAAAATATATATTTTTCCAATATAACCAATCCAACCAGAGAGCTGTTGTCAACCCTCGGGTTGCTGGAGCTTATTTCACAAAAAATGCCGGATAAAGCGGCGGAACAGGCTGATTTTAAAGAGATTCTGCTTGCGCAGGGCAGGACGCCGGGAATGGCGAAGCATATGCTTGAAAGCCATGAAATGCTCTCAAGCCTGGACAAAAAGAATAAGGAAAAATTCAAAAAAGTCGTGGATTCGCTTAAGGAATCCGTTAACAAAGACAAAGAGAAAGATTAA
- a CDS encoding response regulator, whose protein sequence is MKKILIIDDEEDIRELVKITLGAKYEVIEAYDGLSGLDIVKDEKPDLILLDMMMPIVSGTDVCKRLKSSPDTADIPIVIITAGGIEAAMKGMSEKADQFLIKPFTTDQIEEKVDKLLNKS, encoded by the coding sequence ATGAAAAAAATTCTTATTATTGACGACGAAGAAGATATACGCGAACTGGTTAAGATAACACTGGGCGCCAAGTACGAGGTGATAGAGGCGTACGACGGTTTGAGCGGCCTGGATATAGTAAAGGATGAAAAACCGGATTTAATCCTTCTGGATATGATGATGCCTATAGTCAGCGGAACCGATGTGTGCAAAAGACTGAAATCCTCTCCCGATACCGCAGATATACCGATAGTGATAATAACCGCGGGCGGTATTGAAGCTGCGATGAAAGGCATGTCGGAGAAAGCCGATCAGTTTCTTATTAAACCTTTTACGACGGATCAGATTGAAGAGAAAGTGGATAAGTTGCTAAATAAATCATAA
- a CDS encoding 16S rRNA (uracil(1498)-N(3))-methyltransferase, producing MEVRRFFSDGLSSKAGLCELDKAQSHHIINVLRLKTGDDVELFDGKGCVAKAKIAVLGKAKVTCEILEKTVSGGYKPETVFAIAMGLIKDKKMRFALEKLSEIGVYEFYPVICARSVPSFKDEADRKKKAGKWKKITVESAKQCQRNTCMSVCELTTLEQFIEVSEGFQNKYFADIKAEDCLSGRLLNITGSSICLIGPEGGFSAGEKDALIRKYFCPVKLGVNILKSETAAIYAGVLQAASYLKK from the coding sequence ATGGAAGTAAGAAGATTCTTTTCGGATGGCCTTTCCTCAAAAGCGGGCCTGTGTGAACTTGATAAGGCCCAATCCCATCATATAATAAATGTTCTGCGCCTGAAAACAGGAGATGATGTTGAGCTTTTTGACGGCAAAGGCTGTGTTGCTAAAGCAAAGATAGCGGTATTGGGAAAAGCCAAAGTGACCTGCGAAATACTTGAAAAAACCGTTTCCGGAGGATATAAGCCGGAGACTGTATTTGCAATAGCTATGGGTTTGATAAAAGATAAAAAGATGAGATTTGCTTTGGAGAAACTGTCTGAAATAGGTGTTTATGAATTTTATCCTGTAATATGCGCCAGGTCGGTCCCGTCTTTTAAAGATGAAGCGGACAGGAAAAAAAAGGCCGGAAAATGGAAAAAAATTACGGTTGAATCCGCAAAACAGTGTCAAAGGAATACCTGCATGAGTGTTTGTGAACTCACTACGCTGGAACAATTTATCGAGGTTTCAGAGGGTTTTCAGAATAAATATTTTGCCGACATAAAGGCTGAGGATTGTTTAAGCGGCCGGTTATTGAATATCACCGGCAGTTCGATTTGCCTTATAGGGCCCGAGGGCGGTTTTTCAGCCGGAGAAAAGGATGCGCTGATAAGAAAATATTTTTGTCCGGTTAAACTCGGCGTTAATATCCTCAAGTCAGAAACGGCTGCGATTTATGCGGGAGTATTACAGGCGGCTTCGTATTTGAAGAAGTGA
- the dnaJ gene encoding molecular chaperone DnaJ, which yields MEKRDYYEVLGVSKSASLDEIKKAYRKLALKFHPDRNPDNKDAEQNFKEAAEAYEVLSDPEKRKKYDQFGHSGMKGAFGGHGFDMSDFYQAHGSEFRDVFDIFTGGSGSIFDAFFGGHAPGGGSQHRSARRGESLQFELGITFEEAVSGTRKEIEFRRLDTCSECGGTGAAKGYSKRKCPQCAGRGQVSSSQGFFSVTTTCPRCKGAGQVVEKPCKACNGNGLVEKPHKVKVRIPSGVETGVRLKSEGEGSMGLDGGFRGDLYVRIRVQPHHLFERTGDDIILKAPIDISTAALGGEIDIPTLEGKVSLKIPSGTQSGKIFRLKGKGIRNLHGYGVGDMFVKVFVETPVRMNSKQRKLVEEIKENFSLSNFPDKSAFIKSSEINKWK from the coding sequence ATGGAAAAAAGAGATTATTACGAAGTCCTGGGCGTAAGCAAAAGCGCGAGCCTCGATGAAATAAAAAAGGCTTATAGAAAGCTGGCGCTTAAATTTCACCCGGACAGGAATCCCGATAATAAGGACGCGGAACAGAACTTTAAAGAAGCGGCCGAAGCTTATGAAGTATTGAGCGATCCCGAGAAAAGGAAAAAATATGACCAGTTCGGACATAGCGGCATGAAAGGAGCTTTCGGCGGGCACGGTTTTGATATGTCCGATTTTTATCAGGCGCATGGTTCTGAATTCAGAGATGTCTTTGATATTTTTACAGGCGGGTCAGGCAGTATTTTCGACGCATTTTTCGGTGGACATGCTCCCGGCGGCGGGTCGCAGCACAGGTCAGCCCGGAGGGGAGAAAGTCTCCAGTTTGAACTGGGAATAACTTTTGAGGAAGCGGTTTCAGGAACCCGGAAAGAGATAGAATTCAGGAGGCTTGACACCTGTTCGGAATGCGGCGGCACGGGCGCCGCCAAAGGATATTCAAAAAGAAAATGCCCTCAATGCGCCGGAAGAGGACAGGTAAGCAGTTCGCAGGGATTTTTCAGTGTTACAACAACTTGCCCCAGGTGCAAGGGAGCCGGTCAGGTGGTTGAAAAACCGTGTAAGGCATGTAACGGAAACGGCCTGGTTGAAAAACCTCATAAAGTTAAAGTAAGAATACCCTCAGGAGTTGAAACAGGCGTCCGTTTGAAAAGCGAGGGAGAAGGGTCTATGGGACTGGATGGGGGTTTCAGAGGCGACCTGTATGTGCGGATCAGAGTTCAGCCCCATCATCTTTTTGAAAGGACCGGCGATGATATTATATTAAAAGCGCCGATTGATATTTCAACGGCTGCATTAGGCGGAGAGATTGATATCCCGACACTTGAGGGAAAAGTTTCATTAAAAATACCATCGGGCACTCAAAGCGGTAAAATATTCAGGCTAAAAGGCAAGGGAATCAGAAATCTTCACGGGTATGGTGTCGGCGATATGTTTGTCAAGGTCTTTGTAGAAACTCCCGTCAGAATGAATTCAAAACAGAGGAAATTAGTTGAAGAAATCAAAGAAAATTTTTCTCTTTCGAATTTTCCGGACAAAAGCGCTTTTATTAAATCCTCAGAGATTAACAAATGGAAGTAA
- the amrB gene encoding AmmeMemoRadiSam system protein B produces MKVRKSVVSGMFYESDPGKLKKEISRYLAEADVKPVSGNVIALISPHAGYVYSGRAAAFAYKTLEGKNIKRVFVLAPTHCIGFRGASIPDVDAYETPLGIIGLDKKTCASLLKKKSFTSIAQAHSREHSLEVQLPFLQYVLGKDFLIIPLVIGQLQEEDYSRIADALTACLTEGDLVVISSDFIHQGYRFGYMPAKENIQETVKKIDMEAIDLILKKDGPGFISYVGSTGATICGRDPIGILLYMLPEDAKGSLLKYYTSGDITGDETETVSYASIAFVSESGFYGGGGSPDTGRDKGNKDFLSDEDKKVLLNLARNTVEECVREQKISGIEDYDKVTGRLKEKSGVFVTLTKNGGLRGCIGYIEPVEPLYKAVMDMAVNACTRDFRFNPVREDELNDIEIEISVLTRPEKISGPEGFIPGEHGVIIKKGWNQAVFLPQVAPEQGWDRETTLKHLCMKAGLSADEWQKQGMEFYIFRAIVFSEGNQR; encoded by the coding sequence ATGAAAGTCAGGAAATCGGTTGTGTCCGGGATGTTTTATGAAAGCGATCCCGGAAAGTTAAAGAAAGAGATCAGCCGATATTTGGCTGAAGCCGATGTAAAGCCTGTTTCGGGAAATGTAATTGCGTTAATAAGCCCTCATGCCGGTTATGTATATTCGGGCCGCGCGGCGGCTTTCGCGTATAAGACGCTTGAGGGAAAGAACATTAAAAGAGTTTTTGTCCTTGCCCCCACCCATTGTATAGGGTTCAGGGGCGCATCTATACCCGATGTTGACGCGTATGAGACTCCTCTGGGGATTATAGGCCTTGATAAAAAAACATGCGCTTCTTTACTAAAAAAGAAATCTTTTACTTCTATAGCGCAGGCCCATTCAAGAGAACATTCCCTTGAGGTCCAGCTCCCTTTTCTTCAGTATGTCCTGGGAAAGGATTTCCTTATTATCCCGTTAGTGATCGGACAGCTTCAGGAAGAGGATTATTCCCGGATAGCCGATGCGTTAACGGCGTGTTTGACAGAGGGAGATCTCGTGGTTATAAGTTCTGATTTTATACATCAGGGATACCGTTTCGGGTATATGCCGGCAAAAGAGAATATCCAGGAGACCGTTAAAAAAATAGATATGGAAGCCATAGATCTGATATTAAAAAAAGACGGCCCGGGATTCATTTCTTATGTCGGCTCAACGGGCGCCACAATTTGCGGAAGAGATCCTATCGGCATATTATTATACATGCTTCCCGAAGACGCCAAAGGTTCCCTGTTGAAATATTATACATCCGGCGATATTACAGGAGATGAAACTGAAACGGTGAGCTACGCGTCAATAGCTTTTGTTTCAGAGAGTGGATTTTACGGCGGGGGCGGCAGTCCGGATACGGGAAGGGATAAAGGGAACAAAGATTTTTTAAGCGACGAGGATAAAAAAGTTTTATTGAACCTTGCCAGAAATACCGTCGAGGAATGTGTAAGAGAGCAAAAAATAAGCGGAATCGAAGACTATGATAAAGTTACCGGACGGTTGAAAGAAAAATCCGGTGTTTTTGTGACACTTACGAAAAACGGCGGGTTAAGAGGATGCATAGGTTATATTGAGCCTGTGGAGCCGCTATATAAGGCCGTTATGGATATGGCGGTTAATGCCTGTACGAGAGACTTCAGGTTTAACCCTGTAAGGGAGGATGAATTAAACGATATTGAAATTGAAATATCTGTGTTGACCCGCCCCGAAAAAATTTCCGGCCCCGAAGGGTTTATACCGGGAGAACATGGTGTAATAATTAAAAAAGGCTGGAATCAGGCTGTTTTTCTGCCGCAGGTAGCCCCGGAACAGGGATGGGACAGGGAAACGACCCTGAAGCATCTGTGCATGAAAGCGGGCTTGTCCGCCGATGAATGGCAAAAACAGGGAATGGAGTTTTATATCTTCAGGGCAATTGTTTTTTCTGAAGGGAATCAGCGGTGA
- a CDS encoding ComEC/Rec2 family competence protein produces the protein MLIITFSLRYPEFDRDQTLVCEFEKFTGVSKPDPASKPKAAVSAILLESGEKQIKERERALVILDSEKMPDWDFKDIFVIKASVSENPDFPFSAYKYRAVSSGLLEHRKTGSLFFRVVNKMKKTLVGIIEEGMPQPGSSVMIGMLTGDRHKIQEDVKYDFIRSGTSHILAVSGLHVGLLSGFVFLIFRLLNLERKMAGFCLFLGVIWFYIAMTGFSVSSVRAGIMISILTGSLVLGRNPDLINILCFSLLLMLMIRPVSLFEASFQLSFAAMSAIIFYSRYLMLRRKRVKMELIPGFAYKMKAVGGRFAEISIEYFKLSLVIWLFTSPIVLFRFDTFNMLTPLVNIPVVFLSTLIINTAFVFLPVAVFSSLGVKLLGICGIFIKPLLWVADLFSGFAFDIEDIYLKIILLGFIFVCLSIIFLYAENITE, from the coding sequence ATGTTGATTATAACCTTCAGCCTGCGGTATCCGGAATTTGACAGGGATCAAACCCTGGTATGTGAATTTGAAAAATTCACGGGTGTTTCAAAACCGGACCCGGCCTCGAAACCTAAAGCGGCAGTGAGCGCAATTTTGCTGGAATCCGGAGAGAAGCAGATAAAAGAAAGGGAACGGGCGCTGGTTATCCTGGATTCGGAAAAGATGCCGGACTGGGATTTCAAGGATATTTTTGTAATAAAAGCGTCTGTTTCGGAAAATCCGGATTTTCCTTTTTCGGCCTATAAATACAGGGCCGTTTCTTCAGGGTTATTGGAGCACAGAAAAACAGGGTCACTTTTTTTCAGAGTTGTCAATAAGATGAAGAAAACCCTTGTCGGGATTATTGAAGAAGGCATGCCCCAGCCCGGGAGTTCGGTTATGATAGGGATGTTGACGGGAGACAGGCACAAAATACAGGAAGACGTGAAATATGATTTTATCAGAAGCGGGACATCTCATATACTTGCCGTTTCAGGCCTGCATGTCGGTTTGCTGAGCGGTTTTGTCTTTTTGATTTTCAGGCTGTTGAATCTGGAAAGGAAAATGGCCGGTTTTTGTCTGTTTCTTGGTGTCATATGGTTTTATATAGCGATGACCGGTTTTTCGGTTTCATCGGTCCGGGCAGGTATAATGATTTCCATCCTTACAGGGTCTTTGGTCCTGGGCAGGAACCCCGATTTAATAAATATTTTATGTTTTTCGCTTCTGTTGATGCTCATGATAAGACCGGTCTCCTTATTTGAGGCTTCCTTTCAATTATCATTTGCCGCAATGTCGGCGATAATTTTCTATTCCAGATATCTGATGCTTCGCAGAAAGAGGGTTAAAATGGAGTTGATACCCGGTTTTGCGTATAAAATGAAAGCGGTCGGCGGCAGGTTTGCCGAAATCTCCATAGAATATTTTAAACTCTCTCTTGTGATATGGCTGTTTACAAGTCCGATAGTCCTGTTCCGCTTTGACACATTCAATATGCTGACGCCCCTTGTGAATATTCCGGTTGTTTTTTTATCGACGCTGATAATAAATACGGCTTTTGTTTTTTTGCCGGTGGCCGTGTTTTCGTCATTGGGCGTTAAGCTTCTTGGTATATGCGGAATTTTTATTAAACCTCTTCTCTGGGTTGCGGATTTGTTTTCCGGTTTTGCTTTCGATATAGAAGATATCTATCTGAAGATAATACTGCTGGGATTCATTTTTGTTTGTTTATCAATAATTTTTTTATATGCTGAGAATATAACCGAATGA
- a CDS encoding prepilin-type N-terminal cleavage/methylation domain-containing protein, translating to MKKTKNSIGFTLVELLVVITIISILSSLILPAIKSAREAAKSTVCQGYLKQFGYALLMYTNEWNGYIPEAFLSGDIGWQDALQPYTRGVPFSSGQNPGGIYSCPSGNPEKNPLHPAWANWNYMMNECVELYRIDNVPFVSDKIFVCDGWYNSIDPEYADWAGGMENAVRKAHRGGVNYLYCDGHVHWSRNIPPKDSNWRWWAGGMHLRP from the coding sequence ATGAAAAAGACAAAAAATAGCATAGGTTTTACGTTAGTCGAGCTGCTTGTTGTTATAACTATTATAAGCATTCTTTCTTCTCTTATACTGCCTGCGATTAAATCCGCGAGGGAAGCCGCGAAATCAACTGTCTGCCAGGGATATCTCAAGCAGTTCGGATATGCGTTGCTGATGTATACTAACGAATGGAACGGCTATATTCCGGAAGCTTTCCTCTCAGGGGATATCGGATGGCAGGATGCGCTGCAGCCTTATACCAGGGGTGTCCCCTTCAGCAGCGGACAGAACCCCGGAGGTATATATAGCTGCCCGTCCGGGAATCCGGAAAAGAATCCGCTCCACCCCGCATGGGCCAACTGGAATTATATGATGAACGAATGTGTTGAATTATACAGGATAGACAACGTTCCTTTTGTCAGCGATAAAATTTTTGTATGCGACGGGTGGTATAATTCAATTGACCCGGAGTATGCGGATTGGGCGGGGGGTATGGAAAATGCCGTCAGAAAAGCCCACAGGGGAGGCGTAAACTACCTGTATTGCGACGGGCATGTTCACTGGAGCAGAAATATTCCCCCCAAAGATTCAAACTGGAGATGGTGGGCAGGCGGCATGCACCTGAGGCCCTGA
- a CDS encoding STAS domain-containing protein — protein MPACEITIEKIDFEEPIHIVRITGALDAYSFPDFEVKVREIFDKDGRNIILDFGKLDYISSAGLGALMGFAKIARQNKGDLIILKPTPKIGSIIDVLGLSKFIKVFWDEKTALNSFVSKAG, from the coding sequence ATGCCGGCTTGTGAAATAACAATCGAGAAAATCGATTTTGAGGAACCGATTCATATTGTAAGGATTACCGGCGCGCTTGACGCCTATTCGTTCCCTGATTTCGAGGTTAAAGTCAGGGAAATATTTGATAAAGACGGCAGAAATATTATTCTGGATTTCGGAAAACTTGATTATATCAGCAGCGCGGGGCTGGGCGCCCTTATGGGATTTGCCAAAATCGCCAGACAGAATAAAGGGGATCTCATTATACTTAAGCCGACTCCGAAAATAGGAAGCATTATAGATGTTCTGGGCTTATCCAAGTTTATCAAAGTGTTCTGGGATGAAAAAACAGCATTGAACTCATTTGTTTCGAAAGCAGGGTGA
- a CDS encoding ATP-binding protein — protein sequence MKTSDGLIYLKIPSNKFFLGLVRKVITELAERMDYSQEDIAKIELAVDEACTNVIQYAYTSEEKISFKGGKDEAIEIRVNINPKKIMINISDKGKEFDFGSYKIPDITAHFKEMQIHGLGLYIIKNFMDEVNYERSPDGVNTLKLVKYIKK from the coding sequence ATGAAAACTTCAGATGGTTTAATCTATTTAAAAATACCTTCCAACAAATTTTTCCTTGGCCTTGTAAGGAAAGTTATTACCGAGCTGGCCGAGAGGATGGATTATTCTCAGGAGGATATAGCAAAAATAGAGCTGGCTGTTGACGAAGCATGCACCAATGTAATCCAGTATGCTTATACATCGGAAGAGAAAATCTCGTTTAAGGGAGGCAAAGATGAAGCTATAGAAATAAGGGTCAATATTAATCCCAAGAAAATAATGATTAATATTTCCGATAAAGGTAAAGAGTTCGATTTCGGCAGCTATAAGATTCCTGACATAACGGCCCATTTCAAAGAGATGCAGATACACGGTCTGGGACTGTATATAATTAAGAATTTTATGGATGAAGTCAATTATGAAAGATCCCCGGATGGGGTTAACACGCTTAAGCTGGTAAAGTATATTAAGAAGTAG